A single window of Gossypium hirsutum isolate 1008001.06 chromosome A10, Gossypium_hirsutum_v2.1, whole genome shotgun sequence DNA harbors:
- the LOC107915113 gene encoding splicing regulatory glutamine/lysine-rich protein 1, which yields MSRSFPFPPPGYEKKARTDDADFLKKEKQKEKKHKKEKKDKERRENKEKKEKDKSDGKHKDKKDKKEKHKDRDKKKEKDRDKEKDRSNNLEEKKFPGRPEGQNGEKTTDEKQLPGKSEGHEKFIPKEKGSEKDRSSFSGEKKFAGQFSGYNGEKLSQSCQAEDFRDSKFVHELGRRVRDEGAGAGNQLVEKHMGTVPKRDEGMVRLVAKTANALVEEKEKNKRSDDRKLNVQGIRDETRSSGNAMVQNIVGAVNARVEGIPRQVGSSNERRDEGKDKTKEKKNDDKIRDKHKTKDGEKKSHGKDKDRDKEKKKKKKEEKTKAKGEHTNLELDNLKGSNKDDPVGTINPKASDSSKEGNKGAVVEENHRKRKDWENNGFLHVNDLKPNKLPRTSSSLLMDNGKTLESCQAPIPLASNSHGAGTGLKVNAKEHKLNGTSEAQVLSVSLATHLSASAQASQMDEVCKKSPHPDSKYLSQVLSVPEMEEWSDFDDQSWLFHSNGSQSKKPKVGFSRIDEAPQVWAEALQIESTDVCALPYVIPY from the exons GAGAAGCAAAAGGAGAAGAAGCATAAGAAAGAGAAGAAGGACAAGGAGAggagagaaaataaagaaaaaaaggagaaggACAAAAGTGATGGAAAGCACAAGGATAAGAAAGACAAAAAGGAAAAACACAAAGACAGAgacaaaaagaaggaaaaagatcGAGATAAAGAAAAAGATAGAAGTAATAACTTGGAGGAGAAGAAATTTCCTGGTCGTCCTGAGGGTCAAAATGGGGAGAAAACCACTGATGAGAAGCAGCTTCCTGGAAAATCTGAAGGCCACGAGAAGTTTATCCCAAAAGAGAAGGGTAGTGAGAAAGATCGAAGCAGTTTCTCAGGTGAGAAGAAATTTGCAGGGCAATTTTCTGGTTATAATGGGGAGAAGCTTAGCCAAAGTTGTCAGGCTGAAGATTTCAGGGATTCTAAATTTGTGCATGAGTTGGGGAGGAGGGTCAGAGATGAAGGTGCCGGAGCTGGAAACCAATTGGTGGAAAAGCATATGGGTACCGTACCAAAAAGAGATGAGGGAATGGTCAGATTGGTGGCTAAGACTGCCAATGCATTGgttgaagagaaggaaaagaacaAGAGAAGTGATGATAGGAAGTTAAATGTGCAAGGAATCAGGGACGAGACAAGATCATCTGGAAATGCTATGGTTCAGAATATTGTTGGAGCAGTtaatgctagggttgaagggatCCCGAGACAAGTGGGGAGTAGTAATGAGAGGCGGGATGAAGGGAAAGacaaaaccaaagaaaaaaaaaatgacgATAAAATCAGGGACAAGCATAAGACTAAAGATGGGGAGAAAAAAAGTCATGGGAAAGATAAGGATAGGgacaaagagaagaagaagaagaagaaggaagagaaGACAAAGGCAAAAGGTGAACATACGAATTTGGAGCTGGATAACTTAAAAGGAAGCAATAAAGATGACCCTGTCGGCACCATTAATCCAAAAGCATCAGATTCTTCTAAGGAGGGCAACAAGGGCGCTGTTGTCGAGGAAAATCACCGCAAGCGGAAGGACTGGGAAAATAATGGATTTCTTCATG TTAATGATCTTAAACCCAATAAGTTGCCAAGAACTTCTTCCTCTCTATTGATGGACAATGGAAAAACGTTAGAATCTTGCCAAGCTCCCATCCCACTCGCTTCCAATAGCCACGGGGCAGGAACTGGTCTTAAGGTGAATGCTAAAGAACACAAGTTGAATGGTACCAGTGAAGCTCAGGTGTTATCTGTTTCCCTGGCTACGCATTTATCAGCAAGTGCACAAGCTAGTCAAATGGATGAAGTGTGTAAGAAATCACCCCATCCGGATTCCAAGTATTTGAGCCAGGTACTTTCAGTGCCTGAGATGGAAGAATGGTCTGATTTTGATGACCAATCATGGCTATTCCACAGTAATGGATCTCAATCGAAGAAGCCCAAGGTGGGTTTTTCCAGGATTGATGAGGCACCACAGGTGTGGGCAGAAGCTCTGCAGATAGAGTCCACCGATGTTTGTGCTCTCCCATATGTTATTCCATACTGA